One genomic window of Quercus lobata isolate SW786 chromosome 9, ValleyOak3.0 Primary Assembly, whole genome shotgun sequence includes the following:
- the LOC115959030 gene encoding ylmG homolog protein 1-2, chloroplastic-like — MASLLTSSQALLLFTPPSSNPKPFSYKPLSLSLRKPTSTFVCASSTLRSPQTPSHPNTTLTTISTIASIAISFSTRLLLPKLPLPLSLSTAATTTLFFASLKDRPPGYLNTPLTVVAAGLAKWLDIYSGVLMVRVLLSWFPNIPWDRQPLSAIRDLCDPYLNLFRNIIPPIFDTLDVSPLLAFAVLGTLGSILNSARGGMY, encoded by the coding sequence ATGGCTTCTCTTCTAACGAGCTCCCAAGCCCTCCTCCTCTTCACCCCTCCATCCTCAAACCCCAAACCCTTTTCTTACAAacccctctccctctctctccgCAAACCCACCTCCACCTTTGTCTGCGCTTCCTCTACTCTCCGTTCTCCACAAACCCCATCTCACCCCAACACCACTCTCACCACCATATCCACCATAGCCTCCATAGCCATTTCCTTCTCCACACGCCTCCTCCTCCCAAAACTCCCACtccctctctcactctccaCCGCCGCCACCACAACCCTTTTCTTCGCTTCTCTCAAGGACCGCCCCCCTGGCTACCTCAACACCCCTCTCACTGTTGTAGCTGCTGGCCTCGCCAAATGGCTTGACATCTACAGTGGGGTTTTGATGGTCAGGGTTTTGCTCAGTTGGTTCCCTAACATCCCGTGGGACCGTCAGCCTTTGTCTGCCATTCGTGACCTCTGCGATCCTTATCTCAATCTCTTTCGTAATATCATCCCACCCATCTTTGACACTCTTGATGTTAGCCCACTCTTGGCTTTTGCGGTGTTGGGTACGCTTGGCTCCATTCTCAATAGCGCCAGGGGAGGAATGTACTGA
- the LOC115961853 gene encoding uncharacterized protein LOC115961853 — MTDKPLRRAMSNPETAGRLTLWAIELSEFDIKYRPRTAIKGQIVADFIAEFTRDEDKGAEESPQWSIYTDGSSNRRARGAGIVLLSPEGDRIECMVCLDFPTTNNEAEYEAVIAGLDLAKAAGAASVVVYCDSQVMTNQVNGDYECEGERMKRYLNQVRARIDDLEAKIIQIPRGENELVDRLAKTASAEYMITLGNVLSFVQFSPLIDPGNMQEICSESTWTTPIVSYLKNGVLPDGKEVARKLKVQAARFVLIKDILYKRSFSRPYLRCLGAEEADYVMREVHEGICGNHSGSRSLVHKLVRAGYYWPTMQKDAETYVKSCDKCQRFSNIIRQPTEELTPMMAPWPFTQWGLELWDLSQQRYDS; from the coding sequence atgaccgacaagcccttgcgaagggcaaTGAGCAATCCTGAAACTGCAGGTCGACTGACGTTGTGGGCAATAGAGTTGAGCgaatttgatatcaagtaccgcCCACGTACAGCCATTAAAGGACAGATcgtagccgacttcatagcagaattTACTCGTgacgaagacaagggggcagaagagtcCCCTCAGTGGAGCATATATACCGACGGATCATCCAATAGACGAGCCAGGGGAGCCGGCATCGTACTGCTGTCACCTGAAGGAGACAGGATTGAATGTATGGTCTGTCTTGACTTCCccaccaccaacaatgaagcggAATACGAAGCAGTGATAGCAGGCCTCGACCTAGCCAAAGCAGCAGGAGCCGCGAGCGTAGTCGTTTACTGTGACTCTCAGGTCATGACCAATCAAGTGAACGGAGATTATGAATGCGAGGGGGAAAGGATGAAGAGATACCTTAATCAAGTAAGGGCAAGAATCGACGACCTAGAAGCCAAGATCATCCAAATCCCcaggggagaaaatgagctcgTCGACCGCCTAGCCAAAACCGCTTCAGCAGAGTATATGATAACCCTGGGTAATgtactttcttttgttcaattttCTCCACTGATAGATCCCGGCAACATGCAGGAGATATGCTCCGAAAGCACCTGGACCACACCGATAGTTTCATACTTGAAGAACGGGGTATTGCCAGACGGAAAGGAGGTAGCAAGAAAACTGAAGGTCCAAGCGGCAaggttcgtcttgataaaagacatACTATACAAAAGAAGTTTCTCCCGTCCATATCTAAGATGCCTAGGTGccgaagaggcagactacgtaatgagggagGTACATGAAGGAATCTGTGGGAACCATTCTGGATCGAGGTCATTGGTGCACAAGCTGGTACGagctgggtattactggccaaccatgcagaaggatgccgagaCTTACGTTAAAAGCtgtgacaaatgccaaagaTTCAGCAATATTATCAGGCAGCCAACCGAAGAACTGACCCCGATGATGGCTCCATGGCCGTTCACTCAGTGGGGACTAGAATTATGGGACCTTTCCCAACAGCGGTACGACAGCTGA
- the LOC115961854 gene encoding uncharacterized protein LOC115961854 produces MPGIDPSVITHRLNVCPFSKPVRQKKRVFAPDRDGAIKDEVRKLMVAKFIWEVYYPDWLANDEGRHLDDLQETFDTLRQYHMKLKPSKCTFGVSSGKFLGFMVSHRGIEANPDKIQAILDMKPPQNTKEIQSLTRRVAALNSLALIRKEDKVQRPVYYTGKTLKGAEGRYPQMEKLTFALITDSRKLRHYFQAHVINVMTDHPLKKAMNRLEAAGRLIQWAVELSEFDIRYQPRHAIKAQALADFIAEFTPSHNETEDSKRWIVHVDGSSTRHAGRISVVLQLPKGDKLKHKVRLQYQATNNEVEYEALLKGLELATSVEAKSICVMGDSQLIMGQVNGMYEAKEERMKKYLGRVMRLVKRFEKADFIQIPREDNVEADTIAKEALANESIKKSDEVQYMPSIDVPEVQQVDNRENWMTPIISYLKDRRLPEEKDEAKKVRVRSARYVLMNEVLYKRGFSQPYLRCLAPDEANYVLREVHEGACGNHSGARSLVHKVVRATIGIPHPNGGTVALRTMRIGYFGSLPFGNKADEVLSGGHRLLHQMGGSRTVGKYHTTECEKFRVEEHCSL; encoded by the exons ATGCCGGGTATAgaccctagtgtcattacccaccgtTTGAATGTATGTCCTTTCTCCAAGCCTGTGCGacaaaagaagagggtgtttgccccTGATAGAGATGGTGCAATCAAGGACGAGGTCCGAAAGCTGATGGTAGCGAAGTTCATTTGGGAAGTGTACTACCCggattggttggccaat GATGAGGGAAGGCATCTAGACGACCTGCAGGAGACATTTGACACACTGAGACAGTATCACATGAAGCTGAAACCTAGCAAATGCACTTTTGGAGTATCGTCAGGGAAATTTCTTGGCTTTATGGTCTCCCACAGGGGAATTGAAGCAAATCcagataaaattcaagcaatattggACATGAAGCCACCGCAAAATACCAAGGAAATCCAATCCCTCACTAGACGAGTTGCTGCgcttaacag CTTAGCATTGATAAGAAAGGAAGATAAAGTGCAAAGACCTGTGTACTATACAGGCAAGACATTGAAAGGAGCGGAAGGACGGTATCCACAAATGGAGAAATTAACCTTCGCACTGATCACCGATTCTAGGAAGCTgaggcattatttccaagcGCATGTCATTAATGTCATGACAGATCACCCGCTCAAGAAGGCAATGAATAGACTGGAAGCTGCAGGACGATTAATCCAGTGGGCTGTGGAGCTCAGTGAGTTTGATATTAGGTATCAACCAAGGCATGCCATAAAagctcaagccctagcagattttATTGCGGAGTTTACCCCAAGTCATAATGAGACAGAAGACAGTAAGAGATGGATCGTCCACGTGGATGGTTCGTCTACACGGCATGCAGGAAGAATTAGTGTGGTCCTGCAATTGCCAAAAGGAGATAAACTAAAACATAAAGTCCGTCTACAGTACCAAGCAACTAACAATGAAGTCGAGTATGAAGCCCTCctcaaagggctagaattggctACGTCCGTGGAAGCCAAGTCCATATGTGTCATGGGGGATTCTCAACTGATCATGGGGCAAGTAAATGGGATGTATGAAGCGAAGGAAGAACGAATGAAGAAATACCTTGGTAGGGTGATGCGTCTTgtgaaaagatttgaaaaagctgacttcattcaaatcccaagggaggatAATGTGGAAGCTGATACTATAGCAAAAGAAGCCTTAGCAAATGAATCAATAAAGAAGTCAGATGAAGTTCAATATATGCCAAGTATAGATGTCCCGGAAGTACAACAGGTGGATAAcagagaaaattggatgacccccATTATATCATACTTGAAAGACAGACGACTACCAGAAGAGAAGGATGAGGCCAAGAAGGTGAGGGTGAGATCAGCAAGATACGTCCTTATGAATGAAGTgctatacaagagaggtttctctcAGCCTTACCTTAGATGCTTAGCTCCGGACGAAGCAAACTACGTACtgagagaagttcatgaaggggcATGTGGCAATCATTCAGGAGCCAGatcacttgtccacaaggtcgtccgt GCAACCATCGGAATACCTCACCCCAATGGTGGCACCGTAGCCCTTCGCACAATGAGGATTGGATATTTTGGGTCCCTTCCCTTTGGGAATAAGGCAGATGAAGTTCTTAGTGGTGGGcatcgattacttcaccaaatgggtggaagcagaACCGTTGGCAAATATCACACAACAGAATGTGAAAAAtttcgtgtggaagaacatt gttcacTTTGA